One Oncorhynchus keta strain PuntledgeMale-10-30-2019 chromosome 11, Oket_V2, whole genome shotgun sequence DNA window includes the following coding sequences:
- the LOC118390036 gene encoding exonuclease V-like isoform X1 has protein sequence MNSNITSTEPSDDWGDISDAELLDVQSEHLAPPDRSSPTLGENVGDDCQSLETEKRIDYLIKKWPNLAPLFERVKNRSAALSVPNQSPMERFLKRHLSITQLCEQSWCEIKMAYGFIKPKVRMLEMQNTEVTTGASIHLARELEVKPNVVTVAAVTREDREALKLINMLQMVPALEAGQLVREFPVFGVLEGMFFMGVVDELYRSDSGELVLSELKTRSHNSLPHPAQAKGHALQVGMYKLLFDSMVKGSVKRDHLLHNLQLDPNRVLGSDLQTHTQSLGLQAVTFRELLDHLLVVLTCSNLNAIDKLRLEYSHQSSGKLIGTREVAFEEAQLRTNIRGYLAYWRGERVPQGVEVEEAWKCRMCPYEETCDWRRDRSQRLMMVNKRAKLECPKSDDPKPNGSNLNGSKLEVEYR, from the exons ATGAATTCCAACATAACGTCAACGGAACCATCGGACGACTGGGGTGACATAAGTGATGCAGAATTACTCGATGTACAGTCAGAGCATCTCG CCCCTCCTGACCGGTCCAGTCCGACTCTCGGTGAGAATGTTGGTGATGATTGTCAGTCCCTTGAAACAGAGAAGAGGATCGATTACCTTATTAAAAAATG gCCTAACCTCGCTCCCCTGTTCGAGAGGGTGAAGAACCGGAGCGCTGCCTTGTCTGTCCCTAACCAGAGCCCAATGGAGAGATTCCTTAAACGTCACCTCAGCATTACACAGCTATGTGAGCAGTCTTGGTGTGAGATCAAAATGGCCTATGGGTTCATTAAGCCTAAAGTAAGGATGCTAGAGATGCAAAATACAGAAGTGACAACTGGGGCCAGTATTCATCTCGCCAGAG AACTGGAGGTGAAACCAAATGTTGTGACTGTGGCTGCTGTCaccagggaggacagggaggctCTGAAGCTAATCAACATGCTACAGATGGTCCCAGCTTTAGAGGCAG GCCAGCTTGTGCGGGAGTTCCCAGTGTTTGGTGTGTTGGAAGGGATGTTCTTCATGGGTGTGGTTGATGAGCTGTATCGTAGTGACTCTGGGGAACTGGTCCTGAGTGAACTGAAGACCCGCAGTCACAACTCTCTGCCCCACCCAGCCCAGGCCAAGGGACACGCTCTACAG gtgggtATGTACAAGCTCTTGTTTGATTCCATGGTAAAGGGTTCTGTGAAGAGGGACCATCTCCTCCACAACCTTCAGCTGGATCCTAATCGGGTCCTTGGATCAGACCTCCAGACCCACACCCAGTCACTGGGCCTCCAGGCAGTCACGTTCAGAGAGCTCCTTGACCACCTACTGGTCGTCCTTACCTGTTCTAACCTCAATGCTATTGACAAGCTACGCCTGGAGTATAGCCACCAGAGCTCCGGAAAGCTCATTGGCACCAGGGAGGTAGCGTTTGAGGAAGCCCAGCTTAGGACTAATATCAGGGGCTACCTGGCTTACTGGAGGGGCGAGAGGGTGCCCCAGGGAGTGGAAGTGGAGGAGGCCTGGAAGTGCAGGATGTGTCCCTATGAGGAGACCTGTGACTGGAGGAGGGATAGATCACAAAGGCTAATGATGGTGAATAAGAGAGCCAAGTTGGAGTGTCCTAAGTCAGATGATCCCAAGCCGAACGGTTCGAATTTGAATGGGTCGAAATTGGAAGTCGAATACCGGTAG
- the LOC118390036 gene encoding exonuclease V-like isoform X2 has translation MERFLKRHLSITQLCEQSWCEIKMAYGFIKPKVRMLEMQNTEVTTGASIHLARELEVKPNVVTVAAVTREDREALKLINMLQMVPALEAGQLVREFPVFGVLEGMFFMGVVDELYRSDSGELVLSELKTRSHNSLPHPAQAKGHALQVGMYKLLFDSMVKGSVKRDHLLHNLQLDPNRVLGSDLQTHTQSLGLQAVTFRELLDHLLVVLTCSNLNAIDKLRLEYSHQSSGKLIGTREVAFEEAQLRTNIRGYLAYWRGERVPQGVEVEEAWKCRMCPYEETCDWRRDRSQRLMMVNKRAKLECPKSDDPKPNGSNLNGSKLEVEYR, from the exons ATGGAGAGATTCCTTAAACGTCACCTCAGCATTACACAGCTATGTGAGCAGTCTTGGTGTGAGATCAAAATGGCCTATGGGTTCATTAAGCCTAAAGTAAGGATGCTAGAGATGCAAAATACAGAAGTGACAACTGGGGCCAGTATTCATCTCGCCAGAG AACTGGAGGTGAAACCAAATGTTGTGACTGTGGCTGCTGTCaccagggaggacagggaggctCTGAAGCTAATCAACATGCTACAGATGGTCCCAGCTTTAGAGGCAG GCCAGCTTGTGCGGGAGTTCCCAGTGTTTGGTGTGTTGGAAGGGATGTTCTTCATGGGTGTGGTTGATGAGCTGTATCGTAGTGACTCTGGGGAACTGGTCCTGAGTGAACTGAAGACCCGCAGTCACAACTCTCTGCCCCACCCAGCCCAGGCCAAGGGACACGCTCTACAG gtgggtATGTACAAGCTCTTGTTTGATTCCATGGTAAAGGGTTCTGTGAAGAGGGACCATCTCCTCCACAACCTTCAGCTGGATCCTAATCGGGTCCTTGGATCAGACCTCCAGACCCACACCCAGTCACTGGGCCTCCAGGCAGTCACGTTCAGAGAGCTCCTTGACCACCTACTGGTCGTCCTTACCTGTTCTAACCTCAATGCTATTGACAAGCTACGCCTGGAGTATAGCCACCAGAGCTCCGGAAAGCTCATTGGCACCAGGGAGGTAGCGTTTGAGGAAGCCCAGCTTAGGACTAATATCAGGGGCTACCTGGCTTACTGGAGGGGCGAGAGGGTGCCCCAGGGAGTGGAAGTGGAGGAGGCCTGGAAGTGCAGGATGTGTCCCTATGAGGAGACCTGTGACTGGAGGAGGGATAGATCACAAAGGCTAATGATGGTGAATAAGAGAGCCAAGTTGGAGTGTCCTAAGTCAGATGATCCCAAGCCGAACGGTTCGAATTTGAATGGGTCGAAATTGGAAGTCGAATACCGGTAG